From the genome of Salvelinus namaycush isolate Seneca chromosome 10, SaNama_1.0, whole genome shotgun sequence, one region includes:
- the LOC120054390 gene encoding UDP-GlcNAc:betaGal beta-1,3-N-acetylglucosaminyltransferase 7-like, whose translation MTTRDWWRVYKRVCVMFFLAVVTLTVVQRGSIGTGAPFQIERQARMEASSEGGEDRALQQKKGLYPVTNTFWKNSKTKQAEPAAAATGTTEEPSVIHEGAGSQTWDVSIANCSANLNFINQDWFRGLEANFKQFLLYRHCRFFPMLINHPEKCLGETYLLMVIKSIASQHDRREVIRKTWGKEQVVDGKNVKKVFLLGTASNEAEKANHQRLLEYEDYIYGDILQWDFQDSFFNLTLKETHFLKWFSTYCADVRYIFKGDDDVFVSVENIFEYLEASAHVKNLFVGDVLFKAKPIRKKENKYYIPQALYKKTYYPPYAGGGGFLMDAPLARRLYWASDSLELYPIDDVFLGMCLEVLQVTPIKHNAFKTFGLVKNKKSKLNQEPCFFKSMIVVHKLLPPDLIHMWNLVNSNLICSQKVEIL comes from the coding sequence ATGACCACTCGGGATTGGTGGAGGGTGTACAAACGAGTGTGTGTCATGTTCTTTCTGGCTGTAGTGACATTGACAGTGGTCCAGAGAGGGAGCATCGGCACTGGGGCTCCCTTCCAAATTGAGAGGCAGGCTCGCATGGAGGCTTcttcagagggaggagaggatagggcCCTGCAGCAGAAGAAGGGTCTCTACCCAGTGACCAACACCTTTTGGAAGAACAGCAAGACCAAACAAGCTGAACCTGCGGCTGCCGCCACTGGCACCACGGAGGAGCCCAGTGTCATCCATGAGGGAGCTGGCTCCCAGACCTGGGACGTGTCCATTGCCAACTGCAGTGCCAACCTCAACTTTATCAACCAGGACTGGTTCAGGGGCCTGGAGGCCAACTTCAAGCAGTTCCTGCTGTACCGCCACTGTCGCTTCTTCCCCATGCTCATCAACCATCCGGAGAAGTGCTTGGGGGAGACCTACCTGCTCATGGTCATCAAGTCCATTGCCTCGCAGCACGATCGTCGTGAAGTGATCCGCAAGACGTGGGGCAAGGAGCAAGTGGTGGACGGCAAGAATGTGAAGAAGGTCTTCCTGCTGGGGACGGCGTCCAACGAAGCTGAGAAAGCCAACCATCAGAGGCTCCTGGAGTACGAGGACTACATCTACGGAGATATACTCCAGTGGGACTTCCAGGACAGCTTCTTCAACCTGACCCTCAAGGAGACGCACTTCCTCAAGTGGTTCTCCACCTACTGTGCCGACGTGCGCTACATCTTCAAGGGCGACGACGACGTCTTTGTCAGCGTGGAGAACATCTTTGAGTACCTGGAGGCCAGCGCCCATGTCAAGAACCTCTTCGTCGGCGACGTGCTCTTCAAGGCCAAGCCCATTCGCAAGAAGGAGAACAAGTACTACATCCCACAAGCGCTTTACAAGAAGACCTATTACCCTCCATATGCTGGAGGCGGTGGGTTCCTCATGGATGCACCCCTGGCCAGGAGGCTCTACTGGGCCTCAGACTCTCTAGAGCTATACCCCATCGATGACGTGTTCCTGGGAATGTGTCTGGAAGTGCTGCAGGTCACGCCCATCAAGCATAATGCCTTTAAGACATTTGGCCTTGTCAAGAACAAGAAAAGTAAGCTTAACCAAGAACCCTGTTTCTTTAAAAGCATGATCGTGGTCCACAAGCTGCTGCCACCGGACCTCATACACATGTGGAACCTGGTGAATAGTAATCTCATCTGCTCGCAGAAAGTAGAGATCTTATAG